A genomic segment from Burkholderia plantarii encodes:
- a CDS encoding glycoside hydrolase family 28 protein, producing MIPRTRIRTAVTATFGTLASLLAFVAAPAAHAASCATPQWSSSPTANTSALQSAITQCSGSSSSPGLIDLTVNNGVSTAVITSVNLASNIVLKLEKGFTLKGSPGQPSGGAMLTGSGLGNVTITGTGAIDGDGQSYWTSAVGQNNTARPKLIALTGSNLQIGSNFTDAGKPQAIVAFPSTSNDPGNALIIRNSPKEQLVIESGSKNVTIDGVWIYANPNRNANGDDLAPNTDAIDIIGTQTATIRNCLLDTGDDDIAIKSNAGGAATSNVTISHCVVGGGHGISIGGQEAAGHTLASPGVSQVTVDTVQFSGTDFGYRIKTDQTAKDSGATTGVNYRNTCMRNVQQPFLFTYAYASGTGGDLPIIANVGIDNVIATATKTQGAIVGLSNSLIGVPKSGDTGIRITNSQITGGNAFTVSNGELQVGGHSSVTTSIGSNGQVVPITDTGATLACPASITIPAQL from the coding sequence ATGATCCCGAGAACCCGCATCCGCACGGCCGTCACGGCCACCTTCGGCACGCTCGCCAGCCTGCTCGCGTTCGTTGCCGCGCCGGCCGCCCACGCGGCCAGTTGCGCGACGCCGCAATGGAGCAGCTCGCCCACCGCCAACACGAGCGCCCTGCAAAGCGCGATCACCCAATGCTCGGGCTCGAGCAGCAGCCCCGGCCTCATCGACCTGACCGTCAACAACGGCGTCTCCACGGCCGTCATCACGAGCGTGAACCTCGCCAGCAACATCGTGCTGAAGCTGGAAAAGGGCTTCACGCTGAAGGGCTCGCCGGGCCAGCCGTCGGGCGGCGCGATGCTGACCGGCAGCGGCCTCGGCAACGTGACCATCACCGGCACCGGCGCGATCGACGGCGACGGCCAGAGCTACTGGACGAGCGCGGTCGGCCAGAACAACACGGCGCGGCCAAAGCTGATCGCGCTGACGGGCTCGAACCTGCAGATCGGATCGAACTTCACCGACGCGGGCAAGCCGCAGGCGATCGTGGCCTTCCCGAGCACGTCGAACGACCCGGGCAACGCGCTCATCATCCGCAACTCGCCGAAGGAGCAGCTCGTGATCGAGTCGGGCTCGAAGAACGTGACGATCGATGGCGTCTGGATCTACGCGAACCCGAATCGCAACGCGAACGGCGACGATCTCGCGCCGAACACCGACGCGATCGACATCATCGGCACCCAGACGGCCACGATCCGCAACTGCCTGCTCGACACCGGCGACGACGACATCGCCATCAAGTCCAACGCCGGCGGCGCGGCCACCAGCAACGTCACCATCAGCCACTGCGTGGTGGGCGGCGGTCACGGCATCTCGATCGGCGGCCAGGAGGCGGCGGGCCACACGCTCGCGAGCCCGGGCGTCTCGCAGGTGACGGTCGACACCGTGCAGTTCAGCGGCACCGACTTCGGCTACCGGATCAAGACCGACCAGACCGCGAAGGACAGCGGCGCGACCACCGGCGTGAACTACCGCAACACCTGCATGCGCAACGTCCAGCAGCCGTTCCTGTTCACCTATGCCTACGCCTCGGGCACCGGCGGCGACCTGCCGATCATCGCGAACGTCGGCATCGACAACGTGATCGCCACCGCCACCAAGACGCAGGGCGCCATCGTCGGCCTGTCGAACAGCCTGATCGGCGTGCCGAAGTCGGGCGACACGGGCATCCGCATCACCAACAGCCAGATCACCGGCGGCAACGCGTTCACGGTCAGCAACGGCGAACTGCAGGTGGGCGGCCACAGCAGCGTGACGACCTCGATCGGCAGCAACGGTCAGGTGGTGCCGATCACCGACACGGGCGCAACGCTCGCGTGCCCGGCCTCGATCACGATCCCGGCGCAACTCTGA
- a CDS encoding transglycosylase SLT domain-containing protein gives MAMRYRKIALRGVAPLCLGALAAIALGRPGVARADCIDEAAAFQHVHVGLMRAIAQVESGTRTNVINPNSNGTFDIGLMQINSSWLPRLAREGITEQSLFDPCTNAYVGAWILSENIRQFGPTWNAIGAYNASAPDKRLAYARKVVDAARSIVSTADSPMPILPPSFTPPQTYNPFASLEVNQVKLAAPRAANAPGGLPAAVPAGAPPSPMISAAAPGQYNFGWDISGAPDVKPVQVFDDGTKIYAQFSDMKRVPAIFADTPHGRAVLRWESQPPYAVIASLEPSLVFQLGGAEAKARRRPDNAPLPPGMRAAAAAAASAPRPRAAGPASTDALWYVSTPSTVSGPTKLPDVETPANTITNAATNAATYATAQTAPAPAATPAAPAPATKPAADARNSTSALWYLTK, from the coding sequence ATGGCCATGCGATACCGGAAGATTGCGCTCCGCGGGGTCGCGCCGCTCTGTCTCGGCGCGCTGGCCGCGATCGCGCTGGGCCGCCCGGGCGTCGCGCGGGCCGACTGCATCGACGAGGCCGCCGCGTTCCAGCACGTACACGTGGGCCTGATGCGGGCGATCGCGCAGGTCGAGTCGGGCACCCGCACCAACGTGATCAACCCGAACAGCAACGGCACGTTCGACATCGGCCTGATGCAGATAAACAGTTCGTGGCTGCCGCGCCTCGCACGCGAAGGCATCACCGAACAGAGCCTGTTCGATCCCTGCACCAACGCCTACGTCGGCGCGTGGATCCTCTCGGAAAACATTCGCCAATTCGGACCGACCTGGAACGCGATCGGCGCGTACAACGCGAGCGCGCCCGACAAGCGGCTCGCCTATGCGCGCAAGGTCGTCGACGCGGCCCGGTCGATCGTCAGCACCGCGGACTCCCCGATGCCCATTCTCCCGCCCTCCTTCACGCCGCCGCAGACCTACAACCCGTTCGCGAGCCTGGAGGTCAACCAGGTCAAGCTGGCCGCGCCGCGCGCCGCGAACGCACCGGGCGGCCTGCCGGCCGCGGTGCCCGCCGGCGCGCCGCCGTCCCCGATGATTTCCGCGGCGGCGCCCGGCCAGTACAACTTCGGCTGGGACATCAGCGGCGCGCCCGACGTCAAGCCGGTGCAGGTGTTCGACGACGGCACGAAGATCTATGCGCAGTTCAGCGACATGAAGCGCGTCCCGGCGATCTTCGCCGACACGCCGCACGGCCGCGCGGTGCTGCGCTGGGAATCGCAGCCGCCCTATGCGGTGATCGCGTCGCTCGAGCCCTCGCTGGTATTCCAGCTCGGCGGCGCCGAGGCGAAGGCCCGGCGCCGGCCCGACAACGCACCGCTGCCGCCGGGCATGCGGGCGGCGGCAGCGGCCGCCGCGTCGGCGCCGAGGCCGCGCGCCGCCGGCCCGGCGAGCACCGACGCGCTGTGGTACGTGTCGACGCCGTCGACGGTGTCGGGGCCGACGAAGCTGCCCGACGTCGAGACGCCGGCCAATACGATCACCAACGCGGCCACCAACGCGGCCACGTATGCCACGGCGCAGACCGCGCCGGCACCGGCCGCCACGCCCGCCGCCCCCGCGCCCGCCACGAAGCCGGCCGCCGATGCCCGCAACAGCACCAGCGCGCTCTGGTATCTGACGAAGTAA